A window of Castanea sativa cultivar Marrone di Chiusa Pesio chromosome 8, ASM4071231v1 genomic DNA:
TTTTATGGGCTATTTATATGATGGCAAGTTAGGTGTAACACAGGTGCAAAGTTTACCTTTAATTTTTGGTCTCTAAAAGACTTCCATTTATGTTTGAGGACTGGTTTCAAGAGTCATGTTTCAACACAGATATATATAAACAAGGACCTGGCTGTACTGTTCTTTGTGAATCTTTTTCAAACTGTAAAAATGTAGGCTACAGAGTGTGGGTATAATTCCCAGGCCCATACCTATCCCTTTCCATGGGTTGAACTAAAGACCTTTCCCATGCCAAAGTGGTACCACTTGGTCACGATGGCAATATTGTGTTTGGCCTTTGTGAATTTAAgatgatatattatatatgtttgggGATATGTTTCCTTATAATAGAACAATACGTCAAGTGAAAAAATTtactatatgtatatatacattagcccacatgcacacacacacgtgCACACACAGACACAAAGAAATGTATAACATTGTATGAATCTGCAAATGCCATGGGCGATTGAAGCTAATTATTTTATACGTGATTGTATGAGGGGTCAGACACCAGAGCACGAGCACAAGTTTTCCTCGTAACACATGTACTTTTGAAGATATTGAGAGACCCTTAGATCTGTTGATGTCTATGCTAGTTGGGACTTTGCTTCAGGAGTCTCGTATTTGGGGTTTTACGCAATGTATTTTTATTTCTGATTTCCTACAATCTGTTAGcatttcttattgattttttttttctaattgtttCAAGTACAATGTGTTCATCATCGTGAACAtggtgtactttttttttttgattgctaatagatattttcattaaaaaaagtacaTCATGTTCGCAATGATAAATAGATTGTACtagaaacaaatacaaacaaatcaaacagaaacagAATATGATTGCACGAAATCAATGAAACTTCTATTACctgtcaaatatatatatatatatatatatatatatatatatatatatatatatgacaaaattaaataattcataCATATTGAAATGATCAGTTACTTTGATCGTTTGCATAAAGAACTGATTTTAAGCTTTTACTTAGCGATAAAAGTTGTAGTTGATATCTCTAGCTTACAACTCAAATTCATCTTTCCCTGACCTGACAAGCATATAAAACTGGCTCAGTTTTATATTTGTCCATTATTTCTGACCAATATTTATTTGTAGGTGGAAAATCTCACTCGCAAAGCTCAACTTCAAGAAATTGAGCTGGATAGAACAACCAAACAGCTAAAAGAAGCATTAGCATTTGCAGAGGATGAAGCTGAAAAATGTAGAGCTGCAAAGGATGTAATCAAATCACTTACAGCCCAAGTAAGATTGATGTTTAATATTATGGGATTTTGGATTACCGTGTACATGAAATCTACCAGTTATGTTCTGCATGGCAACAGGGAGGAGtccttttttccccctaaagCATTCCCGATTAGTCAATTTCATATATGTCTAGTTCCAGTTTAATGACATTCAgttaaaaaagaagatgaaattaAATTATCTGCAGTAATTCCTATTTTCTATTCCAGAATTTGTCCCAACTGGGAACAATACTCTTTTTGCTTTGCAAATACTTCATTTTTAGTGTTATATTTGTTCCTTCAAATGTCATTTGGAAGAAAGTgaattatttcttttgttttatccCCTGGATGTCCAAAAACCCTTTATTATTCTTTGTAATGAATTTGATTATCcgtcaaacaaaaaatatgtataataacaATCATATTACTATCTACAGTTATATGtttgttattttatctaaaaaaatttagtgactttgtatctaaaaaatttagtgaCTATGTGGAGCATGTAGAAAACCAAAGCCAGGACAGGTTGAAATGTGCTTTTCTACTCTAATTTTTTCAGATCATAAACTTGTCAAAAACACTGACACCAAATACACTGGTTTCAATTTGCCTTTCCTTAATTCTCATGAGGCTCTATTGTCGTGTGTTTTTAACTGTCCCTGTACACATTCACTACTTGCTAGTCACTGATGCAGAAAGAGAGAATTTGTCAGTCACAGCACTAACTTGTAAATGATTTTGCTACCACCAGTTTTTCTTGTTAAGTTGTAATCTACCAATGCCTCCTGTCCGTTTCTCTAGTGCTTGATGTAATCTTTATAGTATATTGAGCTGAAAGTGGCCACGCCACCCTTCTCAACGTAAAACATCATTTTTGTTAATGAGGTTAAAGTAATGTTGTATTTCAGCTTGGTAAATTGTTTTTGCTGGGAAATTTATTGAGGCTTATATTTTTAAACCTCTAGACTTTGCTCAAAGTTCTGTAAAGGTAGCTTTGATTAGGGGGGCATCAAATGTGTATAGAGTCCATTATATTCAGAGATGAGTTGGTTTGTTTTTCACTTGTGTTTTCATTGGATATTGATGGAATCTTTAATGCTTTGTTATCCTTGATAGGGTTCAGGTTTTTATACTGTAAATTATGTGCAtttgaaaacttaaaattcATGCAGCATGATTTTAGTTACCAGTTACTAATAACCCAAGGTAACCATGCACCAAGAAATTTCTTAAGTTGCATCTAGGACTTGATCCAGTAAAGTTCTTGCTAACTGAAGCTATTGGGCTGTTGTTACTTGAGCTTTTATTGGTAGCTAAcacttctctttttcttatgCTGAATAGTTGAAGGACATGGCTGAAAGGCTGCCTGTGGGAGCAGCTCGGAATACCAAATCaccttctctttcttcctttggCTCCAGCCCTGCTTCCAACGAAGTTTCTAATGTTTCTATTGACCGAATGAATGGTCAAGCAGTGTTCCAAGAACTAGACTCAAATGGATCAAACAACCAGTTGCTTTCTAATGTATCAACCACCAACAGTAACCGTAATTTAGGTCATAACAAACAAGCCCATTCTGATGCAACAACTAGAAATGGAGGCAGAGTGAAAGAAAGTGAATCTCGCCTTGAAAATGAATGGGTTGAGCAAGATGAGCCTGGTGTATATATTACACTAACCTCCTTACCAGGAGGAGTCAAGGATCTCAAGCGAGTTCGCTTCAGGTACATTATCTTCAATGCAGTTTTCTtactatttaaaataatatgcaACATTTTCCTGGTAATCGAAATGTCCAAGCTGATTCATCTAGTGATATGATGCCCTTTGTCTACATTAAATCCTAATCAGGCCATCAAACCTGCACTTGCAGTCTGTGCTTGATCGTACATGGTTGATGTGAAATTAGACTTTGTGTTGATGATATATCCCCCCCACCACCCACCCAAAAAAACCCACCCAACTTTTTTTTCCaatcctttcttttttggggggtggggttTACTTTAATTTGCCTTAATTAATTGAGTTCTGAGAGTTGATTATATCATGATCTTCCCCCTGTAACAAATGTAAACCTTATTAATGATGCATGCAGTCGGAAGCGGTTTAGTGAGAAACAAGCAGAACAATGGTGGGCAGAGAACCGGGATAGAGTATACAAACAATACAATGTGCGCATGGTTGACAAGTCAAATGTTGGTGTTGGGAGTGAGGACTTGTCTCATTGACATATTGAAACAATCATCTGTAAATGAAATGGTATTTTCCAGATTACAGCTTGACTTACTGAGAGGCCATACTAATTGATTAGTTTTGGCTTCCATCTGCTATAGAATTAGTTGGATGGAAGCAAGGTTTGGTATAAGGAGAGAATTAGAGGGGTTTGATTGTGTTTTTGTATgtcccctttttttctttgatattttttttttctacttgatTTTACTTGCCATTTTTTCCCTATATGTGCCTTTGTGTGGGGGTTGAGGGTGAGAAATGTAAATTCTTAGTAGGTTGCTGGCTCTTGTGGCTGCTATGTAAATTCCATAAGCGAATGTATctgcagattttttttcccctttacgGTTTATAAATTCATTCAAGCCATATTAAAGGCAGCTGTTATGTACATTTACAAAtgcatctttttttatttgtctctcatcttctttttcaattggaCTTAACATAATACATAGTTACATGTTCTACGAAGATAACTGATGTTGTCACCCATCTAAgcaaacaaaaactaattacatttcaagatatatatatatatatatatataaagagagagagagagagagagagagagagagagatgagttcAATCACGGCCAGCTTTACCTATAGGTAGTGGTGTCCATGCAAACCGAAGACTCGCTGGAACCGACCAACCCAACTAGAGTTGACCGTCACGGCTGGACTGACACCTCCGACGGGTCGATGACGGGTCTCAACCCTTAGAACCTGACTCCGGCGGGTCAAGTGGCGGGTTTTGTTCTTACAAACCTAAGCCACCCGACAAAAACTCAAATAAGGCCGAAATTACCTAGATCTGGTAACAATCTAGCTCATCTTAGCTTTGATCCACTCAAATCCAGCCAAGATCTACTCTCTTCCTCACTCAGATATGCTTAAATCTGGCGCATCTAGTCCAAATCTACTCAAACTCGGCCAAAACTTTGGTAAGCCCGACTCTAACTCAGCCAAATCTCATTAGATCTCGGACAGATTTCCATAGATCCGAAGGAATATCGGCCAAATCTCATTAGATCCAGCCAGATTTCGGCCAAAATCCGACAATAttggaaaattcaaaaccaatcGATTCACACTCGAAAACCGATATGACCCGACCCAATTGATCTGAATCTTCATTCGGGTCGATTGTGGGTTGAAATCTTCCCCACCCGATAATGTCGGGTCGAGTCtaggttgggcacaaacccgacccggccTGACCTGTGGATAGCCCTACCTATATGCTATAGTctatgtcttcttctttttcttttttggtggagGAAGTGCCTATATGTCATTTAGACaattatatcatatttttataCCCACTTTAAAACATAATATATCTCATATttattgaccttttttttttttggaaaaatggtTTAGgatattaacaaaatttgaatacaaaaatttcaatattaATTTGGTACTATGATGTGCGTACCCAATCGTCGACTAGTGGGCTTGCTGCTTCGTTAGGCtcacaattaatttattatggtGGGCTTATGTTTACAATGGGAAGCTTCTTAGGACTAGAATTAAAGCTTGTAATACCACTGACTAGGCTGCCCAAACAATCTTGCTCTTAAGTTTATTCTCCCTTTCTCACACTCTTTGATTCTTTTTCCCTCTAGTGTCCAACCCTTTCCTCTTTtgcttttctattatttattgcCTCCTTTTAGTGGGCTAACTATGATTACTTTTAGTATTTCTCATGCGGTTGAGGTCCACTAGAATTATTCCTAACGTAATGGAGCCCCACTTTGGAAATAGGGACTCTATTTTTGGGACTTGCACCAGACGCCAAACTCTTCTTGGTGGCAATATCCCCCAGGCCATTACCGAGGTACATCGGGACGGAACCTGATCAAGATCGAACCCTCGAGATCCTAACGGTCCCTGGCTCAAGTTGCCAAGCAACATAGATTAGGCCACTGGGGAACCGTTATCCACCCCATAACATTTAGGCCTACTGGTAGTAGGCCAATAACCGTACATATGAGAAAGTAAGAAAATGgatgttaatttaaaaaaataaatatcatatagaAAGTTGAACGTAtatatttgcttattttatataaaaatatattattcaaaataaTCACTTTAGGGCCTTTGGGCCTCCTCAAGTTGTATTGAGTGGGGCTTGGGCTTCAAATTTTCTCacggttaaaaaaaatagtatccATATCATcgttattaaatatttattgctTTTCACCTCAACTTATCTAATTACTAATTAAtactattttgttttctttatctAATTTCATTGTATTTACAACTacataaagaagaataaaaaaattggtaaaatttaggTACAAAAAATTTCGTAAAATGTTGTAGCTTATTTCccaaataaatttaaacatatgGGTCATACTAACAAATGCCCTTAAGgtattggttaacaattcattttaagaaagttttaatacaacttttataggaaataaaaaagctgtcaaaacattaattgttttttttttcctttttccatacaaactttctttaaatggattattaattaATGCCCTCATTCATTAGCATTTTCCTAAACATATAAgtgtattgaatttaattatccttggaattgtcaaataaaaaaatctctttgaaataataacattatttgttaatatagttatatttttaaatttaatttggtaATAAAAACTATACACCTAAATGCTGGTTTGAAACTATTTTCTTTGACCCACAATGCGGGTTATTGAAGAAACCATTcgtgaattttttaaataaattttttaaataaattatgtgacTTGAATGGtagaaatacaaattattttttcccaaATTCCCGTTGAAAAGTTGAGGAGTGAATACTTTTGTCGTGTCCATGCAGGCCGCTTGTTTTTGTTTAACGTAAATCTCTCTCTCGTCTCTACGGATTCATGTATCTTATAGTTTATGTGCTTATCTGCCTATTTTTCATGCagtttcatttccatttttacCATCTTTCCGTACTACTATTAGTAATTGAATGGAAACCACAAAGCTATTATCTCTCTTGAGAGCATGCATAGGTTCTAAATCAGTCAAGCAAGGCAAGCTAATCCACCAAAAGATAGTCTCTCTAGGCTTACAAACCAATACTGCCATTTGCAAAAGCCTCATCAACTTTTACTTTTCTTGCCATTTGTATGACTCTGGAAAGCTTGTTTTCCAAACCATTGATAACCCGTTAGACATCTCTTTGTGGAATGGCCTCTTGactgcttacaccaaaaacttcatGTTCATTGAAGCTCTGGAGCTGTATGAGAGGCTATTGCGTTACCCATATTTGAAACCTCATAGTTACACTTACCCAAGTGTTCTAAAGGCCTGTGGTGGATTGGGTAGAGTTCATTGTGGTAAAATGATTCATACCCATTTGATAAAAACTGCTTGTGCAAATGATATTGTTGTGGCCAGCGCTCTTGTGAGCATGTATGCAAAATGCAACGCTTTTGAATATGCTATACAGctgtttgatgaaatgcctgAGAGGGATGTGGCATGTTGGAATACAGTGATTTCCTGTTATTATCAAGATGGACAAGCTAAACAAGCATTGGAATTGTTTGAAAGAATGAGAGGTTCTGGATTTGAGCCTAACTCGGTGACACTCACAACTGTTATTTCATCGTGTGCAAGGCTTTTAGATTTGGAAAGAGGGAAGGAGATTCACATGGAGTTGGTGAGAAGTGGGTTTGAATTGGATGGTTTCATCAGCTCTGCTCTTGTGGACATGTATGGAAAGTGCGGTTGTTTAGACATGGCTATAGAGGTTTTTGAGCACATTTCAAGAAAGACTGTGGTTTCATGGAACTCCATGATTGCCGGATACAGTATAAAAGGTGACAGTAGATCATGCATGGAACTCTTTAAAAGGATGAACGAGGAAAGAATTAAACCCACTTTGACTACTTTAACCAGCATATTAATGGCTTGTTCAAGATCAGCCCAACTGCAACACGGAAAATTCATACATGGATATATAGTAAGAAACAGAATAGAGGCTGACATCTTTACTGAAAGCTCCTTAATTGATTTATACTTCAAATGTGGATGTGTTGGATCTGCTGAAAATGTTTTTGAAATGATGCCCAAGAATAATGCAGTTTCATGGAATGTCATGATTTCTGGATATGTGACAGTAGGCAATTATTTCAATGCTCTTGGCATCTTCTATGAAATGAAAGAAGCTGGTATTAAACCAGATGCCATTTCATATACTAGTGTTTTACCAGCTTGTTCACAACTAGCAGCCTTGGAACAGGGTAAGGACATTCACAACCATGTAATAGAGAGTAAGTTGGAAACCAATGAAGTAGTTATGGGGGCTCTACTTGACATGTATGCGAAATGTGGTGCAGTAGATGAAGCActtaatatttttcatcaattgCCAGAGAGAGATGTTGTGTCATGGACGTCAATGATCATAGCTTATGGGTCTCATGGTCAAGCTTTAGAAGCTTTGAAGCTGTTTGGTGAAATGCAGCAGTCCAATGCAAAACCAGACATAGTGACTTTCCTTGCAGTTTTATCTGCTTGTAGCCATGCTGGATTGGTTGATGAAGGTTGtcatcattttaataaaatgatcACCGAGTATGGTATTAGTCCCAGAATTGAACAC
This region includes:
- the LOC142607216 gene encoding pentatricopeptide repeat-containing protein At5g27110 — its product is METTKLLSLLRACIGSKSVKQGKLIHQKIVSLGLQTNTAICKSLINFYFSCHLYDSGKLVFQTIDNPLDISLWNGLLTAYTKNFMFIEALELYERLLRYPYLKPHSYTYPSVLKACGGLGRVHCGKMIHTHLIKTACANDIVVASALVSMYAKCNAFEYAIQLFDEMPERDVACWNTVISCYYQDGQAKQALELFERMRGSGFEPNSVTLTTVISSCARLLDLERGKEIHMELVRSGFELDGFISSALVDMYGKCGCLDMAIEVFEHISRKTVVSWNSMIAGYSIKGDSRSCMELFKRMNEERIKPTLTTLTSILMACSRSAQLQHGKFIHGYIVRNRIEADIFTESSLIDLYFKCGCVGSAENVFEMMPKNNAVSWNVMISGYVTVGNYFNALGIFYEMKEAGIKPDAISYTSVLPACSQLAALEQGKDIHNHVIESKLETNEVVMGALLDMYAKCGAVDEALNIFHQLPERDVVSWTSMIIAYGSHGQALEALKLFGEMQQSNAKPDIVTFLAVLSACSHAGLVDEGCHHFNKMITEYGISPRIEHYSCLIDLLGRAGRLHEAYGILQRTPEISEDVGLLSTLFSACRLHRNVDLGVEIAKLLIKKDPDDPSTYIILSNMYASAKEWGEVRKVRSKMKELGLKKNPGCSWIEINSRVQPFFIDDKSHPRAEMMYECLKLLTSHMEKDELFSCFR